The nucleotide window ACAATGCAACATTGTGCAATGAGTGTTGTCTTCTTGATCTCCCCCACCATCTGTTGttgtattttgtattttctCTTTTGATCTATATCCCATTTGTAACTCTTAAAGTTTATATACTCTCTCAGTTTCTTTTATACGAATAAACATCTTACTGCTTCTCCAAATTGACTCTTATAAGTATGTTGTAAAAGTTATGCAAAGTGAAATCATTATATTACAAATAAAAGATTCGAACAAAACCTCTCTAAATCAGTGACCTTGTTAtctcttaaaagttaaaacattgtGCTGCCTAATAGGGTGCTTGATTAGTTTACTAAACTAAAGGGGGAGATTTgagaaaatagtaaaatacgAGGGGCTAATAGTAAAAATGTTCGGAAGATGGAATTAAATACAAGTTGGATTCGAAAAGAAGCGTTTTCTCTGgcctcgctctctctctctctctctctctctggcctACCAGACTTGAATGCGCTCTTGACCAATCCCGTGAAGATAAAACTAACTACTGCCGACGCTTCGATCTTCGTGTGGCGGTAAGGTATCCCCGATTGCGTTTCTTTTTGTCGTTTAGCGACTCCATTTCTAGGGTTAATTCGAGCTCCTGATCGACCAACTGAGTTTTATTGGGTAACTTTTTGGTTGTAGGTAGGAGGAAGATGGGGTTGATATCTGGGATTCTGTTCGGGATTATCTTCGGCGTAGCTATTATGGCTGGCTGGGCTCGTATGATGACTCACCGCACCTCCAAGCGTGTCGCCAAGGTTcgattcagttttttttctgATTCATCGAGAGATTGATTAACGATTTTCAAATCTGGGACCGTGCTAAGAATCTTATCAGTGTTAGGTTGTGAATCCTAATATAGATAGGTTGTATTGATCACTGGATTAGCTGGAATGCGTAACTTATCACTTATCAGTGTTTCCTCTTGTGAATCTGTTGATTCTACTTATGGTCTTTGCTTGTTCAGTTTGAGGAGTTAGATCCTTTATACGTGTATCCTCATGACACGAGTATATGTGTTTCTCTTGGCCTCTGATACTGTATAATTGACTAGTTGTTATACATTTGTTCTTTTGACAGGCAGTTGATATGAAACTTCTAGGCTCGCTTAGTAGAGAAGATTTGATCAAAATCTGTGGTGATAATTTTCCTCAGTGGATATCCTTTCCCGCCTTTGAACAGGTACTTGTCATCAACTTTGTGTGCTTCTTCTTGTATAGTCAATCTTTGAACTTGAATGTTTGGTTGTTCAAcatgatttagttttttttttctagcttAGATGTTGAATTATTTGCCTTATATTCAACTATGGTTGCTCTTGGGTTGTGTACGTATTATCTTATACGTATATGTTGGAAACTTCTTATACGTTTGTTTTTTCAGGTCAAATGGCTGAATAAACTACTAGGCAAGATGTGGCCGTTTATTGCAGAGGTgagattttaattttctttttataccTTTATTAAGTGCATTCTTTTCCACTGTATATTGTTGAAAGTTGCCTATTATAGTACCCTGAAATTTGGTAGATATCCTAAGTGGTGTTTAGTTGTCATAATCGAAAGATTTCTTTCTGAAAATCTGTTGAGATTTAGTTTGTCCTGAATGGAGTCGCAAACATCTAGTTGTTTGGCTGTGGTACACAAGTCTAGTGTTAATTAACGCCTAAGATATGTCCAATTTGTTGGAATGAACGAAAACAATATGCAGCTTGGCCGTCAAAAATTCTGAAGTATCCGTTGTTCTGTTGAATAATTTCCAGGCAGCAACTATGGTAATAAGAGATTCTGTTGAACCACTGCTTGAAGATTACAGACCACCGGGAATTACTTCCCTGAAGTTCAGCAAATTGACTCTGGGTAACGTAGCACCAAAGATTGAAGGTAAAGTACGGTGGATTACATCATCGTTTGTGATTGTTATTTTTTCTCTTCCACTTTGTTTATTTCAAGCTTGCATTGTCCTACTTTCTATTTTAGATGAGTTACCTTCAAAATGTTAGTGAATCCTTGGGCTTTAAAGAACATCATGCATTTGTCTTATAGGTTAGTTTTTTCGTAAGTCTTAGCACATGCATTATTAATCATTGCTGCAGGTATTCGAGTTCAAAGTTTCAAGGAAGGTCAAGTCACAATGGACGTTGATCTTCGATGGGGTGGTGATCCAAATATCGTTTTAGGTGTTACAGCACTCGTTGCTTCCATACCCATTCAGGttattaaagatatatttttgtacTTCTTGTTTGGGTTTTTCTATAGTATAAGattaaatgattaatatatCCGTTTGCTTCCCAATATAGATTAATATATCCGTTTGCGCCTTCAGTATTGCTTCCCAATATAGATTAGCAATCTCTACCAACACCTTTTTTCTGGCTGAAACAGTTGAAGGATCTTCAAGTTTTCACAGTTGCACGTGTTATCTTTCAACTTGCGGATGAGATTCCTTGTATATCTGCTGTTGTTGTAGCTCTACTTGCTGAGGTACATTTTTTCCCTTTTGAAAATCCAGAATCAGATGCATATTTATTTATCACTCTCCTATCTGACAGTAACCAACTTTTTTATATGATCTCAACCAGCCAAAACCGAGAATCGATTACACTCTGAAGGCTGTCGGTGGAAGCTTGACGGCAATTCCTGGACTATCTGATATGATCGATGTAAGTTCTTCTCTTGGCTGGTCAAGCAGTTTCCAGATGTTTAATTTGTTTACCCGTTTACTCTTATGCACAGCTTTatgctttttattttgttaggaCACCGTCGATACTATTGTCCAAGACATGCTTCAGTGGCCTCATAGAATAGTTGTTCCCATCGGTGGTATTCCTGTTGATCTCAGGTACATTCCTGTGTTTCATTTTGGATTTTTCCtcacttatatatattttgccTGCAACTACCAATCTTTTGTCTTTTCTTCTCTTCTGATATTGAATCTCTATTTATTATCTTTCACAGTGATTTAGAACTTAAGCCACAGGGAAAGCTTATGGTGACAGTAGTGAAGGCAACCAACTTGAAGAATAAGGAATTGATTGGAAAATCAGACCCTTACGCAACCATCCACATCCGTCCTGTGTTCAAGTATAAAACAAAGGCAATCGAGAACAACCTGAATCCTGTTTGGGACCAAACCTTTGAACTGATTGCAGAGGACAAAGAAACTCAGTCGCTCACTATAGAGGTTTGCAATCTGAATCAGTTATGCTTTCGTACTTGTTCAACTTTTCATGTCAAACATTAACTGTCCTCTAAACTTTTTGACAGGTATTTGATAAAGACGTAGGCCAAGACGAGCGTCTAGGACTTGTGAAACTTCCTTTAAGCAGCTTGGAAGTTGGAGTAACAAAGGAAATGGAGCTAAACCTGCTGTCTTCACTGGATACTCTGAAAGTAAAAGATAAGAAAGATAGAGGAAGTATAACCCTAAAGGTACATTACCATGAGTTCAACAAAGAGGAGCAAATGGCTGCGttagaggaagagaagaaaatAATGGAAGAAAGGAAGAGATTGAAGGAAGCAGGAATGATAGGTAGCACAATGGATGCAGTTGGAAGTGGGCTCGGTGCTGGTGTAGGAATGGTTGGGACAGGGATTGGTGCAGGAGTAGGCCTGGTTGGGACCGGGGTGACCTCGGGTGTTGGGATGGTTGGTAGCGGTTTTGGAGCAATGGGTAGTGGATTGAGCAAAGCAGGGAGATTCATGGGTAGAACAATTACAGGTCAGTCTAGTAAGCGTAGTGGCTCATCCACACCTGTGAATAGCGAGACCGATGGTTCGAAACAGCAGTAAGTAAAACTTTGGGTTTAAGCAAACAGATTTGTGATCATAAAAACATTGTTTTATCCTCTAGCTAGTCGAGTCATACAATGCGACTTACTGTTTATACTCCTCTCGTGTTTTTCTTTGTTACTTATCTCTATATTTTGAATTCACCTTTTCAATTCTCGTAAGCAATTCATGACCACATCTGAAGATTAAACGCAAGTACATATTATGACAACTGTATGTTATTGCGGTGCAACTTTTTTTACTTAAGAATACAAGAACAGAGGCAACACTACAaattgttgttcaaaaaaaggCAACACTATAAGCAGAACAGCATTAGACGTGGTTTAAAATACTTGGAATGACAAATTACTACAGAAAGGTGATGTGTCGACTTAGTAAACATGTTAACAATACATCATCTGCTAAGTTTACTAATCTAAAAGCTGATCGACTGAAAGTAGACTATTCATTTAATAGTATCCAGTTCGGTAAAACATCCTGCAACTCTAATAAACAACACAAACTTTTCTAATCAAGAATTGTGAAGAAATATCATATAGAAATCGTATTATAAGAGAGAGATCATTATTCGTGCATAGAATCATAGGAAGTGCAAATTCTTTGAAAGGAGAAACAGAGATGGAAATATGAATATGAAACAATTATTCTGCAGGCCCTAGAGAACCATCTTCTTCATATGCTTCAAGGTGTCTTGACCTTGGGACGTGCAGGGAGCAGCTGTGTAGTTACACAAGAAAATGTGTGAGACTTTTTTGTATAATTTGCATGAAAGATGTGAAAAGGAAGAGAGATGACTTACCTGATAACAAGAGATAAGAGAAGTGGTAAAACCGAGAGCGCCAGTGACACGAGGAGTAACAGTCTTTGGGGCTAACTGAAGCAGACCAATAGCTACAACAATGTCTATGCTTGATTTAACCAAAGCTAGAGTTCTGTCGTTTGATTTCTGAAGCTTAGCACGATACACCTCAtcctacatttttttttacaaagagaataagtttaaaaaaaaaaaaagataaaagaagtAAAATGACAGAGTAGAGTGTCCTTACATGATGCTTTTCATCACCTTTGAATTCCTTTTCCATCTTCTTCATAGATGAAGAGAGCCTACCAATCTCACTAATCTGATACACACATGAAGATCAAGATCAGTATTTACGTTATAACACAAAGACAAAATCAAAatgtggaggaggaggagatagAAACCTCGACTGCTGTTGTACAGACAGATGATCCAAGCCAACAGAAAAGTGATATACGTCCAAGCAACTCAGTTCGTTCTTTGTTCTGTCCCATGCAATTGAACAAGTGTCTTTAGTCACTTAGCAGACCAGTATGGATTATTTGTCTTAAAACTTCACTCACCTTATATATGCCGGATCTACCAAGCCAGACGATTTGATCAAGAAACAAGAAAGTAGACAAGAGAGCATTCTTGGACTGAAACAGCCAACCAAtaataacaaacaaaacaaaaaaagttaaaagacaGAAGAAAACAAGATATGATGAAAAATTGTTGTAATAGATGTAGCATCTCTTTTGTCACCTTCCCGAGTAAGGCAAGAGGAAGTGGAGTCCCTTTAGGCACAGGGCTAATAAGACCGTGGAAGTCATTGACAAACTGCGAGCACATTAGAACCCATTTTTTCaactcagaaaaaaaaaacagttttcaaaATTCAATATAAGATTAAGGCAGTGACAAATTCAAACCTTGAAAAGACGAAAGACTTTTCTAGCCAAGCTAGTGTTTTTGTCAACAATTTGAGCAGTACCAGGCTGACCACCGCTCACGAATTTGGAACCGTACTGTATAGCTCTGCATATCTTATCTCTAGCCTCAGCTTTGTTCAAGTACAGAACTATTAGAGCTAGCTCGGCTCTCGTCAAATCTAACGTTGTCATTCTTCtctctaccaaaaaaaaaacacaagaacGTAAAGATTCAACAAAACTCAGAAACAGATGATTTCATAAGAGATAAAGATTCAATCTTTCGATCCTCGCAAGCCAGAAACATTTCAAGGGACACGTTTGATAAGATTAGAAGCTTACCTTAATGATCTCTATTACACAAATGATATCGATTTAGCTTTCAGAAACGTAAACTCACAAAGATTAACGATAGAAAGTAATCGAATTTTCAAGAGAAGGGATCCAAGTGCCTTAATATATGGAAGATCGTGAGCTGTTCTTGATAATTATGTCAATTATCTTCTTCCTTGTTTACGTCATCTAAAGATAAAAAAGACAGCTTTATGTAATGATCAAACGCGTGTTTGGTCTTCTTTCTATTTATAAACTGATAATAATCTCTTTGATCGCTTTAATTTTAACCGTCGATTCTTCGGTTTAACAATTTGTGGGACCCGCAACGTGTTAAACATTCCGTGTACTTAATCTTATCCCACATGAGACAAACAAGTTTTAGATATAGGCGCTTGTGACATGCGTGGCACGCATACCAATGGAGTTAAATTAGCCGGATCAGTTCACGCCAACTTAAATGGGCCGTGCCTTTAAGCTGAAGCCTTGCTTACTAAAAGACCGAGTGAAGAAAATATTAAGTACTGTTTTacactatatttttatttataagtaaaataaatcaaataataaaaatattaatccgGATAAAGCGGAAAACGGATATCTATCCGCGTCCACCCTACCGTATTCTCCATCGTATCACCCAAACGTGGCACGCGTATCGAGGAACTTAAATGGGCCGGGTCAGTCTTTGGTAATTTAAATGGGCCAGACCTTTTAAGAAGCCTTATTACATTCCAAGACAGGATGAAGATAGCCTTATGTCCAAACAGTCTTCGAATAAGCGAATGTCGGTAAATAACGGCCACATGAAGAATATCAAAGCTGGAGAAGAAAAATGGCGGCGGTGGTGGCTTCTCTTAGTCTTTGCTACTCTTCTCGGCCAAATCTTCTTCGTCGCAGCTTCTCTCGACCCAAACATCTTACAAGTAAGTTCTCTTTAGCATATGTTGTTTTAATTCAGTCAAGTAATATTCTCTGTAATATTGGCTTATGATAGTGGCTTCAATGAGTGAGGATCCAGTTCGAGAATGGATTCTGACAGAAGGAAAAGCGAGTCAAATCACAAAGATCACTTCTGTTGGTGGTGGCTGCATTAATCTTGCTACCCATTATCAAACTGATGCTGCTTCTTTCTTCGTTAAAACAAACaggtaaaaaaaatgaaacagtGTCTTTCTTAGTTTATATACCATCAGAAGTTTAATGTAACAATGGTTTAGGAGTATTGGACCTGAGATGTTTGAAGGAGAGGCTCTTGGTCTTGAAGCTATGTATGAAACCAGATCCATCCGTGTCCCCAAGCCACACAAAGCAAGTGaataacttttgttttttaaatgtgGAGATAGATCTTTAGTGGTAACGTAGATTCTTGTGTTAAACAGGTTGGAGCATTGCCAACAGGTGGATCTTATATCATCATGGAGTTTATAGAGTTTGGATCAAGAGGCAGCCAGGTGATTGATAAATGATGAAAATACTAACTAATGAGCCAATGTTTAAGTTTCATGGGTTCATGGTTCTCTTTAGTCATCAGGCTGAACTAGGAAGGAAGCTAGCTGAGATGCATAAAGCTGGCAAGTCCACAAAAGGGTTTGGCTTTGAGGTTGACAACACTATTGGCAGGTGAAGTCCCTTTTGATTGAGTTTGAGTTTATGTACTGTCACAAACTTAGAGATGCAGTGTGTGTATGCACATCTTTTAGTACCCCACAGATAAACACTTGGTCATCAGATTGGATTGAGTTCTATGGGGAGAAGAGATTAGGTTACCAGCTAAAGTTAGCTAGAGATCGTTACGGTGACTCTGCAATATACGAGAAAGGTTTTTCACTTTGTCTCTTCTCTATTGTGAGAAGAGGTCAGTATTAGTAACATTTTGAAGGAATATGTGTAACAGGTTATACACTGATACAGAACATGGCATCTCTCTTTGAGAATGCTGTCATAGAGCCTTGCTTGTTACATGGTGATCTCTGGAGCGGGAACATAGCATACGACAAGAACAGCGAGCCTGTCATTCTTGATCCTGCCTGTTACTGTATAAGCTTTGCTTTCATTCGTAGCTTCTTGATATAGTTACTGTGTTGGGAAGCATGTTTTGATCTATATTCATCTTACAGATGGCCATAACGAGGCGGAGTTTGGGATGTCTTGGTGCGCAGGGTTTGGAGAATCTTTCTACACTGCCTATTTCAAGGTTCCACACACACATAAATTAAACCACTTTGATGATGGTTCTTTGTTTATAGTAGTAACATAgttgttgtgttttttttgtttgacttgCTCAAGGTGATGCCAAAAGAAGAGGGATTTGAGAAGAGGAGGGATTTGTATTTGCTCTATCACTACTTGAACCATTACAACCTCTTTGGGTCGGGCTACCGATCGTCTGCAATGTCGATCATTGATGGTTATCTACGGATGCTCAGTGCTTAAAATGTATAAGCTGATGAGGGAAGCTGTGCATGTGGACTCTCTTTGATTTCATCAAAATGTAATCCATTAGAAGCATTATTTGTAAAAGGCCTAGCATTTTGATGAATTCTCAACGTTAATGGAACTTCTtgtttataaacaaaattgaTAGTTTGAGCGTGATTGGTTAAAGTAACTTATGGCTTCATAGAGAACAACAAAGTTGATATGGCCGAGTTGGTCTAAGGCGCCAGATTAAGGTTCTGGTCCGAaagggcgtgggttcaaatcccactgtcaacaataattttttttaaatcaatcaCATCCTTCTGCAATTCTTCACAATTTTGGTTTGTGAAGGTGAAAATGTTAGGTGCAACAATATTTTTAGAAGAAAGCATGAACCACATTTGGTTCAAACTTAAAAACACTTTTTTACAATAAACATAATTATGTTTCTAGATGAGAACTTGAATGAAATGGGACTAATCCCTTTGTCAACAATAAACTTCTTTTTATCAATCTCATCGTTCTGCACTTTTTCATTGTGAAGGTGAAAACGTTAGGTGAAACAATCTTTGCAGAAGAAAGCATGAACCACATTTTGTTTAAACACTTTTTGACACTAAACAGAATTATATATATCTAGAAAAGGACTTGAATGAAATTGGACTAACGCACACCGTGCAAGTGTTGTTATCAGGTGTGATTCAATCAATGAGTTTCTGGACAAGAATTAGTGTTTATTACAAAGAAGTATGAAGATCATACTACTGCTTCTTCAAAAAACCTCTACATTTTCTCGTAAACTCTATTCGTTCTTAACtaatttactatttttaattagtttcatTGTGAAACAATGGCAATCTCAAGCAAAGAACCTTTAAAATAGTAATAACCATAAAATCCAAACATCAACAAAGGTTTCTTCCTCTAAACTCTCAACTGAGTTGCTTTTTAAAACAGATAACCATGAGATTCATAATATCATAGAACAAAAAAGAAACCGGCCTTCGAGTGATTTGATAATTGCTTCAAGCTTCAAACGAATCTCACTTTTTTCTGAAAGAGCATCCTTCTGTGAGCCTGGCCTTTCCTCCTGTAGGCTGGCACAAAACCGTCTGACAGTTTCCACACACCACAACGGTCTGCGAGTGACTGAAAACAGTAGTGCTGCAATACCACAACAGAGACTCCATAAGTTTACTATCGATGTAATGTAAACAGATAACAAAGATTGAGTAAACCATAATGAGATTCTTACATGTTGAAGCAGCCTTGGCACTTCACATCCTACAATTAAAGATTtaacaacaagaacaagaaacaTAATCAAAGATCAACAGTAGATAAACCTTCATGCATATAAGGCAGGGTTCCATCATCAGTCAATCACTACAATTCTAAACATAGTTGTTTCTCAAAGGTTCAAAAGTAAGTACCATGAAGAATGAGTTGGGAGA belongs to Brassica rapa cultivar Chiifu-401-42 chromosome A07, CAAS_Brap_v3.01, whole genome shotgun sequence and includes:
- the LOC103830279 gene encoding synaptotagmin-5 — encoded protein: MGLISGILFGIIFGVAIMAGWARMMTHRTSKRVAKAVDMKLLGSLSREDLIKICGDNFPQWISFPAFEQVKWLNKLLGKMWPFIAEAATMVIRDSVEPLLEDYRPPGITSLKFSKLTLGNVAPKIEGIRVQSFKEGQVTMDVDLRWGGDPNIVLGVTALVASIPIQLKDLQVFTVARVIFQLADEIPCISAVVVALLAEPKPRIDYTLKAVGGSLTAIPGLSDMIDDTVDTIVQDMLQWPHRIVVPIGGIPVDLSDLELKPQGKLMVTVVKATNLKNKELIGKSDPYATIHIRPVFKYKTKAIENNLNPVWDQTFELIAEDKETQSLTIEVFDKDVGQDERLGLVKLPLSSLEVGVTKEMELNLLSSLDTLKVKDKKDRGSITLKVHYHEFNKEEQMAALEEEKKIMEERKRLKEAGMIGSTMDAVGSGLGAGVGMVGTGIGAGVGLVGTGVTSGVGMVGSGFGAMGSGLSKAGRFMGRTITGQSSKRSGSSTPVNSETDGSKQQ
- the LOC103830280 gene encoding peroxisomal membrane protein 11E produces the protein MTTLDLTRAELALIVLYLNKAEARDKICRAIQYGSKFVSGGQPGTAQIVDKNTSLARKVFRLFKFVNDFHGLISPVPKGTPLPLALLGKSKNALLSTFLFLDQIVWLGRSGIYKNKERTELLGRISLFCWLGSSVCTTAVEISEIGRLSSSMKKMEKEFKGDEKHHDEVYRAKLQKSNDRTLALVKSSIDIVVAIGLLQLAPKTVTPRVTGALGFTTSLISCYQLLPARPKVKTP
- the LOC103830281 gene encoding protein-ribulosamine 3-kinase, chloroplastic gives rise to the protein MAAVVASLSLCYSSRPNLLRRSFSRPKHLTMASMSEDPVREWILTEGKASQITKITSVGGGCINLATHYQTDAASFFVKTNRSIGPEMFEGEALGLEAMYETRSIRVPKPHKVGALPTGGSYIIMEFIEFGSRGSQAELGRKLAEMHKAGKSTKGFGFEVDNTIGSTPQINTWSSDWIEFYGEKRLGYQLKLARDRYGDSAIYEKGYTLIQNMASLFENAVIEPCLLHGDLWSGNIAYDKNSEPVILDPACYYGHNEAEFGMSWCAGFGESFYTAYFKVMPKEEGFEKRRDLYLLYHYLNHYNLFGSGYRSSAMSIIDGYLRMLSA
- the LOC103830282 gene encoding 40S ribosomal protein S27-2, whose protein sequence is MVLQNDIDLLNPPAELEKRKHKLKRLVQSPNSFFMDVKCQGCFNITTVFSHSQTVVVCGNCQTVLCQPTGGKARLTEGCSFRKK